In Flavobacterium okayamense, a single window of DNA contains:
- a CDS encoding aspartate kinase has protein sequence MRIFKFGGASVKDADGVKNLAHVLEQVGFDNTLLVISAMGKTTNALEVVIRNYFDKSNELNASLQEVRKYHNQILMDLFDNEEHEVFYEVTSLLDDLEYFIRSNKSPNYNFVYDQVISFGELVSTTIVSFYLKEVGIKNNWIDVRNFIKTDTNYRDANVDWEQTQTLIKKGVKKNILNITQGFIGSDENNFTTTLGREGSDYTAAIFAYCLSAESVTIWKDVPGVLNADPRYFENAILLNQISYREAIELAFYGASVIHPKTLQPLQRKEIPLYVKSFINPLLAGTSVSKGADLEPHVPCFIVKKNQLLISLSSLDFSFIMEEHISEVFALFHQYKVKVNLIQNSAISFSVCIEDKFNNFEELRKILAKKFKVSYNENVSLYTIRHFDEKSTAIVETNKTVLLKQISRETLQIITKE, from the coding sequence ATGAGAATTTTTAAATTTGGTGGTGCATCAGTAAAAGATGCCGATGGCGTTAAAAACTTAGCCCATGTTTTAGAGCAAGTTGGATTTGACAACACTTTATTAGTAATTTCTGCAATGGGAAAAACAACCAATGCTTTAGAAGTTGTAATCCGAAATTACTTTGATAAATCGAATGAATTAAACGCATCATTGCAAGAAGTTCGAAAGTACCACAACCAAATTTTAATGGATTTATTCGATAATGAAGAGCACGAAGTTTTTTACGAAGTAACCAGTCTTTTAGACGATTTAGAATATTTCATAAGAAGCAATAAATCGCCAAACTATAACTTTGTTTACGACCAAGTTATTAGTTTTGGAGAATTAGTTTCTACGACTATTGTTAGTTTCTATTTAAAAGAAGTTGGCATTAAAAACAACTGGATTGATGTTCGCAATTTCATTAAAACCGATACGAATTATCGCGATGCGAATGTAGATTGGGAACAAACCCAAACGTTGATTAAAAAAGGCGTTAAGAAAAACATATTAAACATTACCCAAGGTTTCATAGGTAGTGACGAAAACAACTTTACAACTACTCTTGGTCGTGAAGGTTCCGATTATACGGCGGCAATTTTTGCCTATTGTTTAAGTGCCGAAAGTGTAACGATTTGGAAAGACGTTCCAGGTGTTTTAAATGCCGATCCGCGTTATTTTGAAAATGCGATTTTATTGAACCAAATTTCCTATCGCGAAGCGATTGAGTTAGCCTTTTACGGTGCCAGTGTAATTCACCCGAAAACCTTACAACCTTTACAACGAAAAGAAATTCCGTTGTATGTAAAATCATTTATAAATCCGCTTTTAGCAGGAACTTCCGTTTCAAAAGGAGCCGATTTAGAACCGCATGTTCCATGTTTTATTGTTAAGAAAAATCAATTGTTAATTTCACTTTCGTCGTTAGATTTCTCTTTTATCATGGAAGAACACATAAGCGAAGTTTTTGCTTTGTTCCACCAATACAAAGTGAAAGTAAATTTAATACAAAACTCGGCGATTAGTTTCTCGGTTTGTATTGAAGATAAGTTCAATAATTTTGAGGAATTGCGTAAAATTTTAGCAAAGAAATTTAAGGTTTCGTATAACGAAAATGTATCATTGTACACCATTCGTCATTTTGATGAAAAATCGACCGCTATTGTAGAAACCAACAAAACGGTTTTACTAAAACAAATCTCGAGAGAAACCTTGCAGATTATTACGAAAGAATAA
- a CDS encoding amidohydrolase family protein translates to MQKIILLLILTLTQLLFSQQKYDVVFKNVNIVSMENEQVLYNQNIAIIAGKIIVIENAKKSKLKGEKEYDLKGQFIMPSLADAHVHLPEKEEELQRFFELNLINGVTKLRSMRGDWKHKDWRNKYNTTESFYPKLYLSPPPISRSYDLTQEQIEGFVKATKDRGFDFIKILSIKNQEIFKQLDETCKKYNVSLGGHFPRLASGNTIEESTFFNSNYTSIEHLGGLVGEPNLFESRIAEIKKQKIFICPTLSWYSIGSGQYSYEELQKLPGMEYVSNESMKEWLEKTKQYRDKIGEQAYKDEVAKELKDLEEKYQVIARLQKERVKMILSPDASSKYMSAGFNMLTEMELLKNANLSNFEILQMATTNFAEFFNENYGKLSEGKDADFIIIENNPLEDLKTLKNIKGVYYNQKYLDDKKLDLIKSALKVN, encoded by the coding sequence ATGCAAAAAATCATTTTACTTCTCATTTTAACTTTAACTCAATTATTATTCAGTCAACAAAAATATGATGTGGTTTTCAAAAATGTAAACATTGTTTCTATGGAAAACGAGCAGGTTTTGTACAATCAAAACATTGCCATTATAGCGGGTAAAATAATAGTAATTGAAAATGCAAAAAAATCAAAACTAAAAGGAGAAAAAGAATACGATTTAAAAGGGCAGTTTATTATGCCTTCACTTGCCGATGCGCACGTGCATTTACCAGAAAAGGAAGAAGAGTTACAGCGTTTTTTCGAATTAAATTTAATAAACGGTGTAACCAAATTGCGATCAATGCGAGGCGATTGGAAACACAAAGATTGGAGAAATAAATACAATACAACTGAAAGCTTTTACCCAAAATTATATCTTTCACCACCACCTATTAGTAGAAGCTACGATTTAACACAAGAGCAAATTGAGGGCTTTGTGAAGGCAACAAAAGACCGCGGTTTCGATTTTATTAAAATACTAAGTATAAAAAATCAGGAGATTTTTAAACAATTAGATGAAACTTGTAAAAAATATAATGTTTCATTAGGTGGACATTTTCCACGATTAGCTTCAGGAAACACCATAGAGGAATCTACATTTTTTAATTCTAATTATACCTCAATTGAACATTTAGGAGGTTTAGTGGGCGAACCTAATTTATTTGAATCGAGAATTGCAGAAATTAAAAAGCAAAAGATTTTTATTTGCCCAACTTTAAGTTGGTACAGCATTGGTTCTGGGCAATACTCTTATGAAGAATTGCAAAAATTACCAGGAATGGAATATGTTTCAAATGAAAGTATGAAAGAATGGCTTGAAAAAACTAAACAGTATAGAGATAAAATTGGTGAACAAGCTTATAAAGATGAGGTTGCTAAAGAATTAAAAGATTTGGAAGAAAAATATCAAGTTATTGCTCGTTTACAAAAAGAAAGGGTTAAAATGATTTTAAGTCCCGATGCTTCTTCAAAATACATGAGTGCTGGATTTAATATGTTAACCGAAATGGAATTGTTAAAAAACGCTAATCTTTCCAATTTTGAAATTTTACAAATGGCGACAACTAATTTTGCCGAATTTTTCAATGAAAATTATGGTAAATTAAGTGAAGGTAAAGATGCCGATTTTATAATTATAGAAAACAATCCTTTAGAGGATTTGAAGACTTTAAAAAATATAAAAGGTGTATATTATAACCAAAAATATTTAGATGATAAAAAACTTGATTTAATTAAGAGCGCTTTAAAAGTAAACTAG
- a CDS encoding HlyD family secretion protein, whose translation MELQDDLKIYSEEVRDVLNDPPKSIFKWGNTILLGFVLLIFVLAYYIKYPDIIRGQLLITTQTPPEKLIARTSGKIDKILIQDKSEVKTNTPLAIIENSADYTAVFQLKSVLDTISISKSVFPFEIFYNTNLGDLEAPFALFQKEYIASDLNKQLKPFQVESSAQTFESRQLNERLNLLINQKEINQAELKLQKKDIDRYEQLYKKGIISAQEIEKQRLQYLQAEKAYQSLLSSISQLKSSLNDLNRNSQVTKINENKENVNLERSVLQSFYQLKKALKDWELQYAFIGSINGKVSYLQVWSENQFIQSGETMFSIVPIDSNSFIGKLKAPAQNSGKIKVGQKVNIRLANYPDREFGILEGRVRNISLTPDKDGNLLIDIELPKGLQTSYKKDIEFQQEMIGTADIITEDLRLIERLLYQFRDVFKR comes from the coding sequence ATGGAACTACAAGACGATTTAAAAATATATAGTGAGGAAGTAAGAGATGTGTTGAACGATCCTCCCAAATCAATTTTTAAATGGGGTAACACAATATTGTTAGGTTTTGTTTTGCTAATTTTTGTTTTAGCTTATTATATTAAGTACCCAGACATTATAAGAGGTCAACTTTTAATTACAACTCAAACCCCTCCTGAAAAATTAATTGCTAGAACAAGTGGAAAAATTGACAAAATATTAATTCAGGATAAATCAGAAGTCAAAACAAATACTCCACTTGCAATAATTGAGAATTCTGCCGATTATACAGCGGTTTTCCAATTAAAATCGGTTTTAGATACTATTTCGATAAGTAAAAGTGTTTTTCCTTTCGAGATTTTTTATAATACTAACTTAGGAGATTTAGAAGCTCCATTTGCGCTTTTTCAAAAAGAATATATCGCAAGTGATTTGAATAAACAATTAAAACCCTTTCAAGTCGAATCATCGGCGCAAACATTTGAAAGCAGACAATTAAATGAACGATTAAATTTATTGATCAATCAAAAAGAAATTAACCAAGCAGAATTAAAACTTCAAAAAAAGGATATTGATCGATATGAGCAATTATATAAGAAAGGAATAATTTCTGCTCAAGAAATAGAAAAGCAACGCTTACAATACTTACAAGCTGAAAAAGCATATCAATCTCTTTTAAGTTCAATTTCACAGTTAAAATCATCGTTAAACGACTTAAATAGAAACAGTCAGGTAACAAAGATTAACGAAAACAAAGAGAATGTTAACTTAGAACGAAGTGTTTTACAGTCTTTTTATCAGCTAAAAAAAGCTTTAAAAGATTGGGAATTACAATATGCTTTTATTGGATCAATAAATGGGAAAGTAAGTTACTTACAAGTTTGGAGTGAAAATCAATTTATACAATCTGGTGAAACTATGTTTTCAATAGTTCCAATTGATTCCAATAGTTTTATAGGGAAACTAAAAGCCCCAGCACAAAATTCTGGAAAAATTAAAGTTGGACAAAAAGTAAATATTAGATTAGCTAATTATCCCGATAGAGAATTTGGAATATTAGAAGGAAGAGTGAGGAATATATCGCTCACACCTGATAAAGATGGAAATTTATTAATTGATATTGAACTACCTAAAGGACTTCAAACGTCGTATAAAAAAGATATCGAGTTTCAACAAGAAATGATAGGAACTGCTGATATCATAACTGAAGATTTACGATTAATAGAACGATTACTCTATCAATTTAGGGATGTTTTTAAGAGATAG
- a CDS encoding peptidase domain-containing ABC transporter — translation MVKKDKFPFYRQLDYRDCGPTCLRMVAKFHGKTFSREFLRDKAGITRMGVTMAGIADAAEAIEMRTLGMRISLESLVNEAPTPFIVPWRQKHFVVVYKTTSTKIFVADPAQGLLEYSHQDFLEAWTTTQDQTGFVLLLEPNASFFKLDEDNSKPKNFSFLWPYLKPYKKLIYQLLIGLLVGTCIQFIMPFLMESVVDIGVSNQDIPFIYLVLIAQLVLFISQTLVSIFREWLLLHVTGRFNIKMISDFLFKMLKLPVNFFDTRNTGEHLQRIQDHARVQNFVSSSSFNMLYSLVLFVIFSGVLLYYNVKIFFTFLIGAIIYVSYTFFFLKKRAELDFKRFDEQSASQTSLLQIINGVREIKVNNSQRKNRWKWEQVQISLFKTSMSSLKLAQYQSIGSNFINELKNILITFLSASAVVNGDITLGMMLSIQYIVGQLNLPLSNFIGFIQLWQDAKISLERLWQVHSKEDEDAIEMQKAKELPENKSIQIQNLSFQYGSKSSQMVLKNLNFEIPVGKTTAIVGASGSGKTTLIKLLLKFYEPTEGSILIDKTNLNAINNDYWRMSCGAVLQETFIFNDTIAGNISESEQNEIIDREKLKNAVYIANIEDFVERLPNKLNTELGTSGIRLSGGQEQRLMIARAVYKNPEYVFFDEATSSLDANNEKVIMEKLNSFIKGKTAVIVAHRLSTVKNADNIIVLENGELAEQGSHIELTAKKGKYYELVKNQLELGN, via the coding sequence ATGGTAAAAAAAGATAAATTCCCTTTTTACCGTCAATTAGATTATCGCGATTGCGGACCTACTTGTTTGAGAATGGTTGCCAAGTTTCACGGTAAAACTTTTTCAAGAGAGTTCTTGCGCGATAAAGCAGGTATCACTCGTATGGGTGTTACTATGGCAGGTATTGCAGATGCTGCCGAAGCTATAGAAATGCGCACGCTGGGTATGCGTATTTCATTAGAAAGTTTAGTTAATGAAGCGCCTACTCCATTCATTGTTCCTTGGAGACAAAAACACTTTGTAGTGGTTTACAAAACTACTTCAACTAAAATTTTTGTGGCCGATCCGGCTCAAGGATTATTAGAGTATAGTCATCAAGATTTTTTAGAAGCTTGGACTACAACTCAAGACCAAACAGGTTTTGTGCTTTTATTAGAGCCTAATGCTTCTTTTTTTAAATTAGATGAAGATAACTCAAAACCTAAAAACTTTAGTTTCCTTTGGCCGTATCTTAAACCTTATAAAAAGTTAATTTATCAATTATTAATAGGTTTATTAGTAGGGACTTGTATACAATTTATCATGCCATTTTTAATGGAATCTGTTGTAGATATTGGAGTTAGTAACCAAGACATTCCCTTTATTTATCTGGTTTTAATAGCGCAATTAGTGTTGTTTATTTCACAAACTTTGGTTTCTATTTTTAGGGAATGGTTACTATTACATGTAACAGGAAGATTCAATATAAAAATGATTTCCGATTTTTTGTTTAAAATGCTTAAACTACCCGTTAACTTTTTTGATACACGAAATACAGGAGAACATCTACAACGTATTCAAGATCATGCAAGGGTGCAAAATTTTGTATCTTCTTCTTCGTTTAACATGCTGTATTCATTGGTTTTGTTTGTAATTTTTAGCGGTGTATTACTTTATTACAATGTTAAAATATTTTTCACATTTTTAATTGGAGCTATTATATATGTAAGTTATACGTTTTTCTTTCTTAAAAAACGAGCAGAATTAGATTTTAAACGTTTTGATGAACAATCGGCAAGCCAAACTTCTTTGTTGCAAATAATTAATGGTGTTAGAGAAATAAAGGTAAACAACTCACAACGAAAAAATCGTTGGAAATGGGAGCAGGTTCAAATTAGTTTGTTTAAAACATCTATGAGTAGTTTAAAGTTAGCGCAGTATCAAAGTATAGGTTCTAATTTTATAAATGAATTAAAAAACATTCTTATTACTTTTTTATCGGCTTCGGCTGTTGTAAATGGAGATATTACTTTAGGTATGATGCTTTCCATACAATATATAGTAGGACAACTAAATTTACCGCTAAGTAATTTTATAGGTTTTATTCAGCTTTGGCAAGATGCAAAAATTAGTTTAGAGCGTTTGTGGCAAGTACACTCAAAAGAAGATGAAGATGCTATTGAAATGCAAAAAGCCAAAGAATTACCTGAAAATAAGTCTATTCAAATACAAAATTTAAGTTTTCAATATGGAAGCAAATCGTCTCAAATGGTTTTGAAAAACTTAAATTTTGAAATTCCCGTAGGGAAAACAACTGCAATTGTAGGTGCAAGTGGAAGTGGGAAAACAACATTAATAAAATTACTTTTAAAATTTTACGAGCCTACTGAAGGTTCTATTTTAATCGATAAAACAAATTTAAACGCTATCAATAATGATTATTGGCGAATGAGTTGTGGAGCTGTTTTACAGGAAACCTTTATTTTTAACGATACCATAGCAGGAAATATTTCCGAGTCGGAACAAAATGAAATCATAGATAGAGAAAAATTAAAAAACGCTGTATATATAGCTAATATTGAAGATTTTGTAGAACGATTACCTAATAAGCTAAATACCGAATTAGGTACATCAGGAATACGGTTAAGTGGTGGGCAAGAACAGCGCTTAATGATTGCCCGTGCTGTTTATAAAAATCCAGAATACGTTTTTTTTGATGAAGCAACAAGTTCATTAGATGCTAATAATGAAAAAGTAATTATGGAAAAACTAAATTCATTTATAAAAGGGAAGACAGCAGTTATAGTTGCACATCGTTTAAGCACAGTTAAAAATGCAGATAATATAATTGTTTTGGAAAATGGTGAGTTAGCAGAGCAAGGAAGCCATATTGAATTAACTGCAAAAAAAGGCAAATATTACGAATTAGTTAAAAATCAATTAGAATTAGGTAATTAA
- a CDS encoding tetratricopeptide repeat protein, which produces MTRLLIILISFCFFQCQSQPQKDETPEEKKVRQEAIIKQHIHDCADKINYRIMMNEYQNCLDAGLKKDSTIAYLWQQKAMPYYKARKYSVGKPFLDKAVQYDEKRWLSYRGFMKCIFSRDYIGAIEDFEKCIEKYGNSYEMDHTYAFYIGLSYLQLNDFEKAEAIFKSDIEDQEKRMKEAHFLDLFYYGLAKFEQQKWEEAIVEFDKSLKQYPQFSEVEYYKAICLAHLGKREESKVLFEKAKNDAETGYTINEDNAIYETYPYKVRW; this is translated from the coding sequence ATGACTAGATTATTAATTATTCTAATTTCATTTTGTTTTTTTCAATGCCAAAGTCAACCCCAAAAGGATGAAACACCCGAAGAAAAAAAAGTGAGACAGGAAGCCATTATTAAACAGCATATTCATGATTGTGCAGATAAAATAAACTATAGAATCATGATGAATGAATATCAAAATTGTTTAGATGCTGGTTTAAAAAAAGACAGTACTATTGCTTATTTGTGGCAACAAAAAGCAATGCCTTATTATAAGGCAAGAAAATATAGTGTAGGGAAACCTTTTTTAGATAAAGCGGTTCAATATGACGAAAAGCGATGGTTATCTTACCGAGGATTTATGAAATGTATTTTTTCTAGAGATTATATTGGAGCTATTGAAGATTTTGAAAAATGCATAGAAAAATATGGCAATAGTTATGAAATGGATCATACCTATGCTTTTTATATAGGTTTGTCATATTTACAATTAAACGATTTTGAAAAAGCCGAAGCTATTTTTAAAAGCGATATTGAAGACCAAGAGAAAAGAATGAAAGAAGCTCATTTTTTAGATTTATTTTATTACGGTTTAGCTAAATTCGAGCAACAAAAATGGGAAGAAGCTATTGTAGAGTTTGATAAATCACTAAAGCAATACCCACAATTTTCAGAGGTAGAGTATTACAAAGCTATCTGTTTAGCTCATTTGGGTAAAAGAGAAGAAAGCAAAGTTCTTTTTGAAAAAGCAAAAAATGACGCTGAAACTGGTTACACCATAAACGAAGATAATGCTATTTATGAAACGTATCCTTATAAGGTAAGATGGTAA